The following proteins are encoded in a genomic region of Terriglobia bacterium:
- a CDS encoding porin family protein — protein sequence MRSKSVLSPVVFAAFIFLFIASGFAQDFKSEFSVQGTANLPKNSTNIDIPHDATKSGGFLIGYRYHLNSWFALQGDYGYTRDTQKYFDPFFGETDIQTNIHQLTGEAVISAPASSRVRPYGLAGIGGLFFRPTDSLNNNFIGIGNSSGNNQTKAAFVYGGGVDFDISKYLALRAEYRGYLYKIPDFQLPGLASDNFTHLAQPSVGLVWRF from the coding sequence ATGAGGAGTAAGTCTGTCTTATCCCCAGTAGTATTCGCCGCATTCATCTTTTTGTTTATAGCGTCTGGCTTTGCCCAGGACTTTAAGTCTGAATTCAGCGTTCAGGGCACGGCGAACCTGCCCAAAAACTCCACCAACATTGATATCCCGCATGACGCAACCAAGAGCGGCGGCTTTCTTATTGGCTACCGCTACCACCTGAACTCATGGTTCGCCCTGCAGGGCGATTACGGTTACACCCGCGACACACAAAAGTATTTTGATCCGTTCTTTGGCGAGACAGATATTCAGACCAACATCCATCAGCTTACGGGCGAAGCCGTGATTAGCGCGCCTGCCAGCAGCAGAGTGCGGCCTTATGGGCTGGCCGGAATCGGCGGACTTTTCTTCCGTCCTACCGACTCTCTGAATAATAACTTCATCGGCATTGGCAATAGCAGCGGCAACAACCAGACCAAAGCGGCATTCGTATACGGCGGCGGAGTTGATTTCGATATCAGCAAATACCTGGCGCTGCGGGCGGAATATCGCGGCTACCTGTACAAGATCCCCGACTTCCAGCTCCCCGGCCTGGCCAGTGACAATTTCACCCACCTGGCCCAGCCGTCGGTCGGGCTGGTTTGGAGATTCTAA
- a CDS encoding energy transducer TonB: MVQTVSGAAQVAYAPPPKGAPRPSPFHQPHSKKKQRVQQTDVAGDAAGVEIIRAHAKQATAGLMMGIKQRLTFGFSTINYQLAVQTSGVIPTISADDLPPRFEQYLIVEVTINIDGRVADARLTSGMAPPKIQQTLLSAIREFKYIPAKRDGSPIPCQIDLVIHIPS; the protein is encoded by the coding sequence ATGGTCCAAACCGTCTCCGGAGCAGCTCAGGTGGCGTATGCGCCTCCACCAAAAGGTGCACCACGTCCTAGCCCATTTCACCAGCCACACAGCAAAAAGAAGCAGCGCGTGCAGCAGACTGACGTTGCGGGAGATGCTGCGGGTGTGGAGATTATCCGGGCCCACGCCAAACAGGCAACTGCCGGGTTGATGATGGGTATCAAGCAGCGTCTTACCTTTGGGTTCTCTACCATTAACTATCAACTTGCAGTTCAGACTTCGGGAGTGATTCCAACCATTTCGGCTGACGATCTTCCGCCGCGTTTTGAACAATATTTGATCGTGGAAGTCACCATCAATATCGATGGCCGTGTGGCTGATGCGCGGCTCACTTCTGGAATGGCGCCGCCAAAAATTCAGCAAACCCTGCTCTCGGCCATTCGCGAATTCAAGTACATCCCCGCCAAGCGCGATGGCTCACCCATACCATGCCAGATTGATCTGGTCATCCACATCCCGAGCTGA
- the pruA gene encoding L-glutamate gamma-semialdehyde dehydrogenase, with translation MATLLEISNRTLRVPTTPFKNEPLTDFGNAENARKMKAAITKVRAELGREYDMVIGEKLIRTTEKIKSVNPAKPSEIVGVFQSAGREHVEPAIQAAQQAFETWKRTSVEQRASLLHTVAGILRERKFEFAAWMVFEVGKNWAEADADIAETIDFAEFYAREALRLAQAKTPTQLPGEADRLIYIPLGVAAVIPPWNFPCAIMAGMTMAAIVTGNTVVMKPSHDSPAIAAKFFEVLQEAGMPDGVVNFCPGSGSTFGAGLVEHPLTRFVAFTGSKEVGLDINQRAAKPQPGQKWIKRTILEMGGKDSIIVDADANLDAAVEGVAQAAFGFQGQKCSACSRAIVDEKIYDVFLERLKDRVAKITVGDPTENKPMGPVVSEKAMKSILNYIEIGKKEGRLIHGGGRATDAGDGYFIQPTVIADIPPMARISQEEIFGPVLAVIKARNFEDALAIANNTEFGLTGAVYSTSRDKLEKARTDFHVGNLYFNRKCTGAMVGAHPFGGFNMSGTDSKAGGPDYLLLFTQAKSVAEKIGDAGPITDDMNKKGEESR, from the coding sequence ATGGCGACCCTGCTTGAGATCTCAAACCGCACGCTGCGCGTACCCACTACTCCGTTTAAAAACGAGCCGCTCACCGACTTTGGCAACGCGGAAAATGCCCGCAAGATGAAGGCCGCGATAACCAAGGTCCGCGCGGAGCTGGGACGCGAATATGACATGGTGATTGGCGAGAAGCTGATCAGGACCACGGAGAAGATCAAGAGCGTGAATCCGGCAAAGCCGAGTGAGATTGTTGGCGTCTTCCAGAGCGCGGGACGCGAGCATGTGGAGCCGGCGATCCAGGCTGCGCAGCAGGCGTTTGAGACGTGGAAACGCACGAGCGTGGAACAGCGCGCGTCATTGCTGCACACGGTGGCGGGCATACTGCGCGAGCGCAAATTTGAGTTTGCCGCGTGGATGGTGTTTGAAGTGGGCAAGAACTGGGCGGAAGCCGACGCCGACATTGCCGAGACAATTGACTTTGCGGAGTTCTACGCGCGCGAAGCGCTGCGGCTGGCCCAGGCCAAAACGCCCACGCAGTTGCCGGGCGAAGCTGACCGGCTGATCTACATTCCGCTGGGCGTGGCCGCGGTGATTCCGCCGTGGAATTTCCCGTGCGCGATTATGGCCGGCATGACCATGGCCGCGATTGTGACCGGAAACACCGTGGTGATGAAGCCCTCGCACGATTCTCCGGCGATTGCCGCGAAGTTCTTTGAAGTTTTGCAGGAAGCGGGCATGCCGGACGGCGTGGTGAATTTCTGTCCTGGATCAGGTTCCACGTTTGGCGCGGGGCTGGTGGAGCATCCGCTCACGCGCTTTGTGGCGTTTACCGGATCGAAAGAAGTGGGCCTCGACATTAACCAGCGCGCGGCCAAACCGCAGCCGGGACAGAAGTGGATCAAGCGCACCATCCTGGAAATGGGAGGCAAAGACTCAATCATTGTTGACGCCGATGCCAACCTGGACGCGGCCGTGGAAGGCGTGGCCCAGGCGGCCTTCGGCTTCCAGGGACAGAAATGCTCAGCCTGCTCGCGCGCCATCGTCGACGAAAAAATTTATGACGTGTTTCTGGAGCGCCTGAAAGACCGCGTTGCAAAAATCACAGTCGGCGATCCTACGGAGAACAAGCCGATGGGCCCCGTGGTGAGCGAGAAGGCGATGAAGAGCATTCTCAACTACATTGAAATTGGCAAAAAGGAAGGCCGTCTGATTCACGGCGGCGGCCGCGCGACGGACGCGGGCGATGGTTACTTTATCCAGCCCACGGTGATTGCCGATATCCCGCCGATGGCGCGCATTTCCCAGGAAGAAATTTTTGGGCCCGTGCTGGCCGTGATCAAGGCGCGCAATTTTGAAGACGCGCTGGCCATTGCCAATAACACTGAGTTCGGGCTCACGGGCGCGGTGTATAGCACGTCACGCGACAAGCTGGAGAAGGCGCGCACGGACTTCCACGTTGGCAACTTGTATTTCAACCGTAAATGCACCGGAGCCATGGTGGGCGCGCATCCGTTTGGCGGCTTCAACATGTCCGGCACGGACTCAAAGGCCGGCGGCCCGGATTATCTGTTGCTCTTTACCCAGGCAAAATCCGTGGCGGAAAAAATCGGCGATGCCGGACCGATCACGGACGACATGAATAAGAAGGGCGAGGAATCGCGCTAG
- a CDS encoding ankyrin repeat domain-containing protein, producing the protein MDPKPLPARPSLEQYKKQAKELLKAYRSADVETIRRVKRNHPRFEKLAESGFDISKFALADAQLVIAREHGFESWPKFAKRIEVINSEIAALKNPVAAFIEAAIWHGTLDAADAILAAHPEIAHSSIHVAAILGDDAAVRRFIAADPRNVTRKEAPYDGDALVYLCLSKYLRLDKTRSESFLRAATALLDAGADPNSGFWSKDEYHDFESAIYGAAAVTVHAGLTRLLLERGADPNDVETPYHSPESYDNSALHVLVESGKLTADSLTTMLLRKADMHDYDGMKYLLEHGADPNRMTRWHYTALHQALRRDNRIELIDLMLDHGADLTQKNEVDGKTGIAMAARRGRSDVLWTFARREFPMPMPYDGVESLIVRACAARGGMAGARAFREQFQQLANVARFTKYSELGAIRELLAEGSALLAEFAGNGNTKGVQNLLDIGVTVDALYDGDPYFDIAKNSTALHVAAWKAWPKTVKLLIERGANVNAQDAKGRTPLMLAVKACVDSYWTNRRSPESVEALLKAGASISGVDFPCGYDDVDELLKSYRS; encoded by the coding sequence ATGGACCCTAAGCCGCTACCCGCCCGTCCCAGCCTGGAGCAGTATAAAAAACAAGCTAAAGAGTTGTTGAAAGCTTATCGCTCCGCGGATGTGGAGACGATTCGCCGGGTTAAAAGAAATCATCCACGTTTTGAAAAGCTTGCAGAATCGGGATTTGACATCAGCAAATTTGCATTGGCCGACGCGCAATTGGTGATCGCGCGCGAACATGGGTTTGAGAGCTGGCCAAAATTTGCCAAGCGCATTGAAGTGATCAACAGCGAGATTGCCGCGCTGAAGAATCCCGTAGCCGCTTTTATCGAGGCGGCAATCTGGCACGGAACGCTGGATGCGGCGGACGCGATCCTGGCAGCGCATCCGGAGATTGCGCATAGCAGTATTCATGTGGCAGCGATCCTGGGCGATGATGCGGCGGTGAGGCGGTTCATCGCCGCTGATCCGCGAAACGTCACCAGGAAGGAAGCGCCTTACGACGGCGACGCGCTGGTCTATTTGTGTCTCTCAAAGTATTTGCGGCTGGATAAAACACGGTCAGAGTCGTTTCTGCGTGCGGCCACTGCGCTGCTCGATGCCGGGGCTGATCCGAATAGCGGCTTCTGGAGCAAGGACGAATATCATGACTTTGAAAGCGCGATTTATGGCGCGGCAGCAGTAACTGTTCATGCGGGGCTTACACGCTTGCTGCTGGAGCGCGGCGCTGATCCCAACGACGTGGAAACGCCCTATCACTCTCCGGAAAGCTATGACAACTCCGCGTTGCATGTGCTGGTAGAAAGTGGCAAGCTCACCGCCGACAGCTTAACGACCATGCTGCTGCGCAAAGCCGACATGCACGATTACGACGGAATGAAATATCTTCTGGAGCACGGAGCCGATCCGAACCGGATGACGCGCTGGCATTACACGGCGCTGCATCAGGCGCTGCGGCGCGATAACCGGATTGAGCTGATTGATTTGATGCTTGACCACGGAGCCGATCTAACACAGAAGAATGAAGTAGACGGAAAGACAGGTATTGCGATGGCAGCGCGAAGAGGCAGGAGCGACGTGCTCTGGACATTCGCACGCCGCGAGTTTCCCATGCCAATGCCGTATGACGGCGTGGAAAGTCTGATTGTAAGAGCCTGCGCGGCAAGAGGCGGTATGGCGGGGGCGCGCGCCTTTCGTGAACAATTTCAACAACTGGCCAACGTTGCAAGATTTACCAAGTACAGCGAACTGGGGGCCATCCGCGAACTTCTGGCTGAAGGCAGCGCGCTCCTGGCGGAGTTTGCCGGAAACGGAAACACCAAGGGCGTTCAAAACCTGCTCGATATTGGCGTGACAGTGGACGCGCTCTATGACGGCGATCCTTATTTCGATATCGCGAAGAACAGCACGGCGCTGCATGTTGCGGCATGGAAAGCATGGCCTAAAACCGTGAAACTGCTGATTGAGCGCGGCGCAAACGTAAACGCACAAGATGCAAAAGGCCGAACTCCGCTGATGCTTGCCGTGAAAGCCTGTGTGGACTCCTACTGGACGAACAGGAGATCACCTGAATCAGTGGAGGCGCTGCTGAAGGCTGGAGCTTCGATCAGCGGAGTGGATTTTCCATGTGGTTACGACGACGTGGACGAGCTGCTGAAATCGTATAGAAGTTAA
- a CDS encoding class I SAM-dependent methyltransferase produces MSVQGLAKPSRTALGVAIRRASHQLYDARPLVLDDPIAVPILGERYRPALEEAAASIHETFSVSMRAWLVARNRLAEDSLAQAVHHGVRQYVLLGAGLDTFAYRNLHPGLQVFEVDHPATQQWKRELALSSGLQEPSCLHYVPVDFERQGLAQQLITCGLDFAAPTVFAWLGVVPYLTHPAFRTTLDVIARFPEGSGVIFDYALPRQALAPHELEARDALSARVQSIGEPFQLFFTPEEIKIELAQFKRVENLDARELNARYFANRTDGLNLLGRSANIVSAWL; encoded by the coding sequence ATGAGTGTTCAAGGACTCGCCAAACCATCCCGTACTGCTCTCGGTGTTGCCATTCGCAGAGCGTCGCATCAACTTTATGATGCCCGTCCGCTCGTATTGGACGATCCAATCGCTGTCCCGATTCTGGGTGAACGCTACCGTCCCGCACTGGAAGAGGCAGCTGCGTCCATCCATGAGACCTTTTCAGTGTCAATGCGCGCTTGGTTGGTCGCGCGCAACCGATTGGCTGAAGATAGTCTCGCGCAGGCCGTCCACCATGGCGTTCGCCAATATGTTCTGCTGGGAGCAGGTCTAGACACATTCGCCTATCGAAATCTACATCCGGGTCTTCAAGTCTTTGAGGTTGACCACCCTGCCACACAACAGTGGAAGCGCGAGCTAGCACTGTCAAGTGGATTGCAGGAGCCCTCCTGCCTGCACTATGTACCTGTGGATTTCGAGCGTCAGGGCCTCGCTCAGCAACTGATAACCTGTGGTCTGGATTTTGCGGCTCCTACTGTCTTCGCATGGCTTGGGGTGGTGCCGTATCTTACTCATCCAGCTTTTCGAACGACTCTTGATGTCATTGCACGTTTCCCTGAGGGCAGCGGCGTGATTTTCGACTATGCCTTGCCTCGGCAGGCGCTGGCGCCGCATGAATTGGAAGCTCGCGATGCGCTCTCTGCTCGCGTTCAAAGCATAGGAGAGCCCTTTCAACTGTTCTTTACGCCGGAAGAGATCAAGATAGAGCTGGCGCAATTTAAGCGCGTGGAAAATCTGGATGCCAGGGAATTGAATGCCCGTTATTTCGCCAATCGTACAGATGGATTGAACCTTCTGGGCCGCTCGGCGAATATCGTTAGCGCGTGGCTCTGA
- a CDS encoding phage holin family protein — MHTEKSIATILSETKEELKQFVATRVNMLKAEMDEKISRLKAVIPLAIVAALFLISAWGVFTFALVALLQAFFAPSAYAWLWASLIVALVYAIVGAIAGWFAYSEIKATKLAPTRTLKVLQQDQVWIQNEARTA; from the coding sequence GTGCATACTGAGAAATCAATTGCAACCATCCTGTCTGAGACCAAGGAAGAGCTGAAGCAGTTTGTCGCCACGCGCGTGAACATGCTGAAGGCGGAGATGGATGAAAAGATCAGCCGGTTAAAGGCTGTTATTCCGCTGGCGATAGTGGCCGCGTTATTCCTGATTTCCGCGTGGGGGGTCTTTACCTTTGCTTTGGTCGCGCTGCTGCAAGCGTTTTTTGCCCCCAGCGCGTACGCGTGGCTTTGGGCCAGCCTGATTGTGGCGCTGGTTTATGCGATAGTGGGCGCAATAGCGGGCTGGTTTGCCTATTCCGAAATTAAGGCCACCAAACTGGCCCCAACCCGCACGCTGAAGGTGCTGCAACAGGACCAGGTCTGGATCCAGAATGAAGCGAGGACAGCATGA
- a CDS encoding response regulator transcription factor has product MLKIILADNQAIFRTGAAKVLAVEDDLRIVAQAENTEKMMMALEKFHATVMIFGVDTHPSLPTVVEMARKFKTKLVAIAETGQDSRHYLTNGVHGVIYRNVSGESLVQCVRKVSKGETWVQDTQESKETAENDLVGARVRDRLTAKELKIVALIVQGYKNKEIATQLGTTEQVIKNYLRNVYDKIGVSDRLELALFTIHHRILAEAAATSVAATATPAAR; this is encoded by the coding sequence ATGCTGAAGATCATTTTGGCTGACAACCAGGCAATCTTCCGCACGGGCGCGGCCAAGGTATTGGCCGTGGAAGACGATTTGCGCATTGTGGCGCAGGCGGAAAACACCGAAAAAATGATGATGGCGCTGGAGAAGTTTCATGCAACGGTCATGATCTTTGGCGTTGACACACATCCCAGCCTGCCCACCGTGGTGGAGATGGCAAGAAAATTCAAGACCAAGCTGGTGGCGATTGCCGAAACCGGACAGGATTCACGGCACTACCTGACCAACGGCGTCCACGGCGTGATCTACCGCAACGTGAGCGGCGAATCGCTCGTCCAGTGCGTGCGCAAGGTGAGCAAAGGCGAAACCTGGGTGCAGGACACGCAGGAAAGCAAAGAGACCGCCGAGAATGACCTGGTGGGCGCGCGCGTCCGCGACCGGCTGACAGCAAAAGAGCTGAAGATTGTTGCGCTGATTGTGCAGGGATACAAGAACAAGGAAATCGCCACGCAACTTGGAACGACCGAGCAAGTGATCAAGAATTATCTGCGCAACGTCTATGACAAGATCGGCGTTTCTGACCGGCTGGAGCTTGCGCTGTTTACGATTCACCATCGTATATTGGCGGAAGCGGCAGCGACGTCAGTGGCGGCAACGGCGACACCCGCGGCGCGATAA
- a CDS encoding dihydrofolate reductase family protein, giving the protein MSKVRVSAFSVSLDGYSAGANQSLENPLGIRGPELFEWFFSTRTFKQMHGLEGGSTGVDDEWARRGMENVGAWILGRNMFGPVRGPWPDESWKGWWGDEPPYHVPTFVLTHHPRKALEMKGGTTFHFVTDGIHAALQRAKDAAKDKDIRIGGGVATIQQYLRAKLIDELHLAFCPILMGSGENLFTGMDLAVLGYACTKHVSTEHAMHVLLQKQT; this is encoded by the coding sequence ATGTCAAAAGTTCGGGTCAGCGCATTTTCTGTGTCGCTTGATGGTTACTCCGCCGGTGCGAACCAGAGTCTTGAGAATCCCCTGGGAATCCGCGGTCCTGAGTTGTTTGAGTGGTTTTTCTCTACGCGCACGTTTAAGCAGATGCACGGGCTGGAAGGAGGCTCAACTGGCGTTGATGATGAGTGGGCGCGGCGCGGCATGGAGAACGTCGGCGCGTGGATTCTGGGACGGAACATGTTTGGACCTGTGCGCGGCCCCTGGCCGGACGAGTCGTGGAAAGGATGGTGGGGCGACGAGCCCCCTTATCACGTGCCCACGTTTGTGCTGACGCACCATCCAAGGAAGGCACTGGAGATGAAAGGCGGAACAACGTTCCACTTTGTTACCGACGGAATCCACGCCGCCCTGCAACGCGCAAAGGATGCGGCAAAGGACAAAGATATACGGATCGGCGGCGGAGTGGCGACGATTCAGCAGTATCTTCGGGCGAAGCTCATCGATGAACTGCATCTCGCGTTTTGTCCGATTCTGATGGGCTCTGGCGAGAACTTATTTACCGGCATGGACCTGGCGGTGCTCGGCTACGCATGCACGAAACACGTTTCCACCGAGCATGCGATGCACGTTCTACTGCAAAAACAGACTTGA
- a CDS encoding response regulator, protein MARILCVDDEPHVVTLKCAILESAGHTVTASTSARDAMEKLQSNTYDAVVTDWRLGDANGRAVVQAAKNNSSMPVVVVSGYVAEAFQAAEPLADLYLEKPVNPEELVTIVNELLKSSERATSH, encoded by the coding sequence ATGGCCAGGATCCTTTGCGTCGACGATGAACCGCACGTAGTCACATTGAAGTGCGCCATCCTTGAATCTGCCGGACACACAGTCACCGCTTCCACATCGGCCCGCGACGCCATGGAAAAACTCCAGAGCAACACCTATGACGCCGTGGTAACAGACTGGCGTCTGGGCGATGCCAACGGTCGCGCCGTAGTGCAAGCCGCCAAAAATAACAGCAGCATGCCTGTGGTAGTTGTCTCGGGTTATGTGGCTGAAGCGTTTCAGGCCGCCGAGCCGCTGGCCGATTTGTATCTGGAAAAGCCGGTCAATCCTGAAGAGCTGGTGACGATCGTGAATGAGCTGCTCAAGAGCAGCGAACGCGCGACGTCGCACTAG
- a CDS encoding PilZ domain-containing protein encodes MSEEARTGKRFPLELPIKIHGKGGDEGATTGNMSAAGVYIMADLDLAIGSNIEFDITLPANVLGTPGDVEVHCTGRVVRKDASAAAAAGANSNSTTKKKKSKSGVACVIDQYKFIRKSKGAK; translated from the coding sequence ATGTCAGAAGAGGCTAGAACAGGGAAACGATTTCCGCTGGAACTGCCGATCAAGATCCACGGCAAGGGCGGCGATGAAGGCGCCACCACCGGAAACATGAGCGCCGCAGGCGTCTATATTATGGCCGATCTCGATCTGGCCATTGGCTCCAACATTGAGTTTGACATAACCTTGCCGGCCAATGTGCTGGGAACGCCCGGGGACGTGGAAGTCCACTGCACGGGGCGCGTGGTGCGCAAGGACGCGAGCGCGGCCGCCGCAGCCGGCGCGAATTCAAATTCCACCACCAAGAAAAAGAAATCCAAGAGCGGCGTTGCTTGCGTGATTGACCAGTACAAATTTATCCGCAAGAGCAAAGGGGCCAAGTAA